The Columba livia isolate bColLiv1 breed racing homer chromosome 18, bColLiv1.pat.W.v2, whole genome shotgun sequence genome includes a region encoding these proteins:
- the SLC16A3 gene encoding monocarboxylate transporter 4, protein MGAVVVDDGPSGVKAPDGGWGWAVLFGCFIITGFSYAFPKAVSVFFKELIREFGIGYSDTAWISSILLAMLYGTGPLCSVCVNRFGCRPVMLVGGLFASMGMVIASFCTSIVQIYLTAGVITGLGLALNFQPSLIMLNRYFDKRRPLANGLSAAGSPVFLCALSPLGQVLQHEYGWRGGFLILGGMLLNCCVCGALMRPLESPKKSEAAKEPAEKKAKKKLLDFSVFKDGGFIVYTLAASIMVLGLFVPPVFVVSYAKDLGYQDTKAAFLLTILGFIDIFARPVCGMVAGLKWVRPRCVYLFSFAMIFNGFTDLMGSMSVDYGGLVVFCIFFGISYGMVGALQFEVLMAIVGTQKFSSAIGLVLLAEAVAVLIGPPSAGKLLDATGRYMFVFIIAGIEVTTSALVLALGNFFCIKKKSDEPQTNEAAAEREELNKSEEKAPEDAKVDSVEVEQFLKDEPEKNGEVVTNPETCV, encoded by the exons ATGGGGGCTGTGGTGGTGGATGATGGTCCATCTGGCGTTAAAGCCCCTGacgggggctggggctgggctgtCCTGTTCGGCTGTTTTATCATCACGGGATTTTCCTATGCCTTTCCAAAGGCAGTCAGCGTCTTCTTTAAAGAACTTATCCGGGAATTTGGCATTGGATATAGTGACACTGCATGGATTTCCTCCATTCTGTTGGCCATGCTTTATGGAACAG GTCCACTctgcagcgtgtgtgtcaatcGCTTTGGCTGTCGCCCCGTCATGCTGGTGGGCGGCCTGTTTGCCTCCATGGGGATGGTGATTGCCTCCTTTTGCACGAGCATTGTGCAGATCTATCTCACCGCGGGTGTGATCACTG GTTTGGGTCTGGCACTGAACTTCCAGCCTTCACTCATCATGTTAAACCGCTACTTCGACAAGCGGCGGCCGCTGGCCAACGGGCTGTCTGCCGCGGGCAGCCCCGTGTTCCTCTGCGCGCTCTCTCCGCTGGGGCAGGTCCTGCAGCACGAGTACGGCTGGAGAGGAGGGTTCCTGATACTGGGTGGGATGCTGCTCAACTGCTGTGTCTGTGGAGCATTAATGAGACCGTTGGAGTCACCCAAAAAGTCAGAAGCTGCAAAAGAACCAGCTGAGAAGAAAGCGAAGAAAAAACTTCTGGATTTCAGTGTGTTTAAAGATGGTGGTTTTATAGTCTACACACTAGCAGCATCTATAATGGTGCTTGGCCTCTTCGTTCCCCCAGTTTTTGTTGTGAGTTATGCCAAGGATTTAGGGTACCAAGACaccaaagcagcttttcttctaaCTATTCTGGGATTCATTGATATCTTTGCTCGGCCCGTTTGTGGGATGGTAGCTGGTCTTAAGTGGGTTAGACCACGCTGTGTCTACCTCTTCAGTTTTGCTATGATTTTCAATGGCTTTACAGATCTCATGGGTTCCATGTCTGTTGACTATGGTGGCCTGGTGgtcttttgcattttctttggcatttcttatGGAATGGTAGGTGCTCTTCAGTTTGAAGTTCTCATGGCTATTGTTGGTACTCAGAAGTTTTCCAGTGCCATCGGTTTAGTGCTCCTGGCCGAAGCTGTGGCTGTTCTAATTGGTCCACCATCGGCAG GAAAACTCTTGGATGCAACGGGGAGGtacatgtttgtttttattattgctgGAATTGAAGTTACCACCTCGGCACTTGTGTTGGCTTTGGGAAATTTCTTCTGCATCAAGAAGAAATCAGACGAACCACAGACTAacgaagcagcagcagaaagagaggAGCTGAACAAATCTGAAGAGAAAGCTCCCGAGGACGCTAAGGTGGACTCTGTCGAGGTGGAGCAGTTCCTGAAAGATGAGCCTGAGAAAAACGGTGAAGTTGTAACTAACCCAGAAACGTGTGTGTGA